A genomic segment from Actinomadura hallensis encodes:
- a CDS encoding Xaa-Pro dipeptidyl-peptidase — protein sequence MPRRLPRGGAGAATLTAAALVLTAPASLPASAAEPPAQRSPGITVRGGETRPVFSRADAVSQTVLIETTADTDRDGVRDRVQMRIMRPKETDTAGLKVPTIVEPSPYWAGGNPVQNHPVDVDDLRARSLAAPERDLAGLTQGYYDVFPGYYDNYFLPRGYAVAHLDSIGTGGSTGCPTSGDRGEQAGARAAVDWLNGRARGWAPDGTPVRADWSTGNVGMIGQSYNGTLPNMAAATGVPGLKAVVPIAAISSWYDYYRANGGVVAPGGYQGEDLDVLAEYVLTRRNPEVCDEVIGEIEAAQDRETGDYGKVWAARDYVAQARKVRAAVMVVHGVNDWNVKMKNSVQWWNALKQAGVPRKLWLHQGDHATPFGWRLEEWLRQTHRWFDRYLHGIRNGIEHEPRVDVQRADGTWETARDWPVPGTRTVPLSLNAGPSGQPGGLGPLPRPGAPQSFTDEGRTRTAEQLLAREDEADPGRLAYLTGPLAAPVRVNGTPRVTLRASLDGRSPYLTVLLVDYGERTRPTGRRADTGERVCYGEGVPGDDGCTTRQSLVTETAPYKIITRGWLDARNRHDPARTEPLRPGRTYTFHWELEPTDYTVEPGHRLGVVVLSTDHDYTLRYPAGTEVAVEPGVSRVMLPLTGAGAKALKRAAPK from the coding sequence GTGCCACGACGCCTCCCGCGAGGCGGCGCCGGCGCGGCCACCCTCACCGCCGCGGCGCTCGTCCTCACCGCTCCCGCGTCCCTTCCCGCCTCGGCCGCCGAGCCCCCCGCCCAGCGCTCCCCCGGGATCACCGTGCGGGGCGGCGAGACCCGGCCCGTCTTCTCCCGCGCCGACGCCGTCAGCCAGACCGTCCTCATCGAGACCACCGCCGACACCGACCGCGACGGCGTCCGGGACCGCGTGCAGATGCGGATCATGCGCCCGAAGGAGACCGACACCGCCGGCCTCAAGGTCCCCACCATCGTGGAGCCCAGCCCCTACTGGGCCGGCGGCAACCCCGTCCAGAACCATCCCGTCGACGTCGACGACCTGCGGGCCCGCTCGCTCGCCGCGCCGGAGCGCGACCTCGCGGGCCTGACCCAGGGCTACTACGACGTGTTCCCCGGCTACTACGACAACTACTTCCTGCCGCGCGGGTACGCCGTCGCGCACCTGGACAGCATCGGCACGGGCGGCTCCACCGGCTGCCCCACCTCCGGCGACCGCGGCGAGCAGGCCGGGGCCAGGGCGGCGGTCGACTGGCTGAACGGCCGCGCCCGCGGCTGGGCGCCGGACGGGACGCCCGTCCGGGCGGACTGGTCGACCGGGAACGTCGGCATGATCGGCCAGTCCTACAACGGGACGCTGCCGAACATGGCCGCCGCGACCGGCGTGCCCGGGCTGAAGGCCGTCGTCCCGATCGCGGCGATCTCCAGCTGGTACGACTACTACCGCGCCAACGGCGGCGTCGTCGCCCCCGGCGGGTACCAGGGCGAGGACCTCGACGTCCTGGCCGAGTACGTGCTGACCCGGCGGAACCCGGAGGTCTGCGACGAGGTCATCGGGGAGATCGAGGCCGCGCAGGACCGCGAGACCGGCGACTACGGGAAGGTCTGGGCCGCCCGCGACTACGTCGCCCAGGCGAGGAAGGTGCGCGCCGCCGTCATGGTCGTGCACGGCGTGAACGACTGGAACGTCAAGATGAAGAACTCCGTCCAGTGGTGGAACGCCCTGAAGCAGGCCGGCGTGCCGCGCAAGCTGTGGCTGCACCAGGGCGACCACGCGACGCCGTTCGGCTGGCGGCTGGAGGAGTGGCTGCGGCAGACGCACCGCTGGTTCGACCGCTACCTGCACGGCATCCGCAACGGCATCGAGCACGAGCCCCGCGTGGACGTCCAGCGCGCCGACGGGACGTGGGAGACCGCGCGCGACTGGCCGGTCCCCGGCACCCGCACCGTGCCGCTCAGCCTGAACGCCGGTCCCTCCGGCCAGCCGGGCGGGCTGGGCCCGCTGCCCCGGCCGGGCGCGCCGCAGTCGTTCACCGACGAGGGCCGGACCCGCACCGCCGAGCAGCTCCTCGCCCGCGAGGACGAGGCCGACCCCGGGCGCCTCGCCTACCTGACCGGGCCGCTCGCGGCGCCCGTCCGGGTGAACGGCACACCGCGGGTCACGCTGCGGGCGTCGCTCGACGGGCGCTCCCCGTACCTGACGGTCCTGCTGGTCGACTACGGCGAGCGGACCCGGCCCACCGGGCGGCGCGCCGACACCGGCGAGCGGGTCTGCTACGGCGAGGGGGTCCCGGGCGACGACGGCTGCACGACCCGCCAGTCCCTGGTGACCGAGACCGCCCCCTACAAGATCATCACACGGGGGTGGCTGGACGCGCGCAACCGGCACGACCCCGCCCGCACCGAGCCCCTCCGACCCGGCAGGACCTACACGTTCCACTGGGAACTGGAACCGACCGACTACACGGTCGAGCCCGGTCACCGGCTCGGCGTGGTCGTGCTGTCCACCGACCACGACTACACGCTGCGGTATCCGGCGGGCACCGAGGTCGCCGTCGAGCCGGGCGTGAGCCGGGTCATGCTGCCGCTCACCGGGGCTGGCGCCAAGGCGCTGAAGCGGGCGGCGCCGAAGTAG
- a CDS encoding ABC transporter ATP-binding protein, which translates to MPGTPGNGWQVMASFRRDSSVTQQKLKPGTVRRIAGYARPYVRELALFLTLNAFAALIVVANPLLLKTIIDSGIIPGRQSVVVWLALAVAGLALVEAVLSLAQRWYSARVGEGLIYDLRSQVFAHVQRQPVAFFMRAQTGSLVSRLNNDVIGAQRALTTTLSSVVSNVISLVLVLATMIILSWQVTLIALLLLPIFVLPAKWVGKRLQRVSREQMVLDAEMGSLMTERFNVAGAMLAKLYGRPDEEEHRFSARAARVRDVGVVAAMYGRVFFTALTLVAALATAMVYGVGGSLVVNGTFELGTLVALATLLTRMYGPLTALSNVHVDVMTALVSFDRVFEVLDLEPLVRDRDGARPLGEVREKGGGDGVRLSKPDAPSIEFDHVRFAYPSAEEVSLASLESIARTDTAPGREVLHDVHFRAEPGQLVALVGPSGAGKSTITHLVSRLYDVSGGAVRIGGVDVRDVTLESLRSEIGVVSQDAHLYHDTIRENLRYARPDATDEEILAALEAAQIADLVAAMPEGLDTVVGDRGYRLSGGEKQRLAIARLLLKAPSVVVLDEATAHLDSESEAAVQRALRTALAGRTSLVIAHRLSTIREADQILVIEDGRIAERGRHEELLLQGGLYAELYRTQFAHQRDEKRPAEPLGAEARAEPLGAE; encoded by the coding sequence ATGCCGGGAACGCCGGGCAACGGCTGGCAGGTGATGGCCTCGTTCCGCAGGGACAGCTCCGTCACCCAGCAGAAGCTCAAGCCCGGCACGGTCAGGCGGATCGCGGGGTACGCCCGCCCCTACGTCCGCGAGCTGGCGCTGTTCCTCACCCTGAACGCGTTCGCCGCCCTGATCGTCGTCGCCAACCCGCTGCTGCTGAAGACGATCATCGACAGCGGCATCATCCCGGGCCGGCAGAGCGTGGTCGTGTGGCTCGCCCTCGCCGTCGCGGGCCTGGCGCTCGTCGAGGCCGTGCTGAGCCTCGCGCAGCGGTGGTACTCGGCGCGGGTCGGCGAGGGACTGATCTACGACCTGCGCAGCCAGGTGTTCGCGCACGTCCAGCGGCAGCCCGTCGCGTTCTTCATGCGGGCGCAGACCGGCTCGCTCGTCAGCCGGCTCAACAACGACGTCATCGGCGCGCAGCGCGCCCTCACCACGACGCTGTCGTCCGTGGTGTCCAACGTGATCAGCCTCGTCCTGGTGCTGGCCACGATGATCATCCTGTCGTGGCAGGTCACGCTGATCGCGCTGCTGCTGCTCCCGATCTTCGTCCTGCCGGCGAAGTGGGTCGGCAAGCGCCTGCAGCGCGTCAGCCGCGAGCAGATGGTGCTGGACGCCGAGATGGGCTCGCTGATGACCGAGCGGTTCAACGTCGCGGGCGCGATGCTCGCCAAGCTGTACGGGCGGCCCGACGAGGAGGAGCACCGGTTCTCCGCCCGCGCCGCGCGGGTCCGCGACGTCGGGGTCGTCGCCGCGATGTACGGGCGGGTGTTCTTCACCGCGCTGACGCTGGTCGCGGCGCTCGCCACCGCCATGGTGTACGGCGTCGGCGGCTCCCTCGTGGTGAACGGCACCTTCGAGCTCGGCACGCTGGTCGCCCTCGCCACGCTGCTGACCCGGATGTACGGGCCGCTCACCGCCCTGTCCAACGTCCACGTGGACGTCATGACGGCGCTGGTCAGCTTCGACCGCGTCTTCGAGGTCCTCGACCTCGAGCCCCTCGTCCGCGACCGCGACGGCGCCCGCCCGCTCGGCGAGGTCCGCGAGAAGGGCGGGGGCGACGGCGTGCGCCTCTCCAAGCCGGACGCCCCGTCGATCGAGTTCGACCACGTCCGGTTCGCCTACCCGTCGGCGGAGGAGGTGTCGCTGGCCTCGCTGGAGTCGATCGCGCGGACCGACACCGCGCCCGGGCGCGAGGTCCTGCACGACGTCCACTTCCGGGCCGAGCCCGGGCAGCTGGTCGCGCTCGTCGGCCCGTCCGGCGCGGGCAAGTCCACGATCACGCACCTGGTGTCGCGGCTGTACGACGTCAGCGGCGGCGCGGTGCGGATCGGCGGCGTCGACGTCCGCGACGTCACGCTCGAGTCGCTGCGGTCGGAGATCGGCGTGGTCAGCCAGGACGCCCACCTGTACCACGACACGATCCGCGAGAACCTGCGCTACGCGCGCCCGGACGCCACCGACGAGGAGATCCTCGCGGCGCTGGAGGCCGCGCAGATCGCCGACCTCGTCGCCGCGATGCCCGAGGGCCTCGACACCGTCGTCGGCGACCGCGGCTACCGGCTGTCGGGCGGGGAAAAGCAGCGGCTGGCCATCGCGCGGCTGCTGCTCAAGGCGCCGTCGGTGGTCGTGCTGGACGAGGCGACCGCGCACCTGGACTCCGAGTCCGAGGCGGCCGTGCAGCGGGCGCTGCGCACGGCGCTGGCGGGGCGGACGTCCCTGGTGATCGCGCACCGGCTGTCCACGATCCGGGAGGCCGACCAGATCCTGGTGATCGAGGACGGCCGGATCGCCGAGCGCGGGCGGCACGAGGAGCTGCTGCTGCAGGGCGGCCTGTACGCCGAGCTGTACCGCACGCAGTTCGCCCACCAGCGCGACGAGAAGCGCCCGGCCGAGCCCCTCGGCGCAGAGGCACGGGCCGAGCCCCTCGGCGCGGAGTGA
- a CDS encoding helix-turn-helix domain-containing protein, translating into MAETLKKGTRVTGAERDKLAADLKKRYDSGESIRALAAATGRSYGFIHRILTESGVNLRGRGGATRGKKSS; encoded by the coding sequence GTGGCCGAGACCCTGAAGAAGGGCACCCGCGTGACCGGTGCCGAGCGCGACAAGCTGGCGGCGGACCTGAAGAAGAGGTACGACTCCGGCGAGAGCATCCGCGCCCTGGCAGCCGCCACCGGCCGCTCCTACGGTTTCATCCATCGGATTCTGACCGAGTCCGGCGTCAACCTGCGCGGTCGCGGCGGCGCGACCCGGGGCAAGAAGTCCTCCTGA
- a CDS encoding ABC-F family ATP-binding cassette domain-containing protein has product MIIAKDIELRAGPRLLIESATFRVNPGDRVGFVGRNGAGKTTLTKVLAGEALPAAGAVTSSGTVGYLPQDPRDVDLEETARDRILSARGLDEVLRDLRAAEEAMAAATGADRDRAVRRYGRLEERLHVLGGYAAEAEAASMASSLGLPDRVMNQPLGTLSGGQRRRVELARILFSGADTLLLDEPTNHLDADSIVWLRDFLKGHQGGLVVISHDVELLDAVVNRVFHLDANRCVIDIYNVGWKKYLEQRETDERRRKRESANARRQASALLSQADKMRAKATKAKAAQQMDRRARQLLAGVEDERQADKVAKIRFPDPAPCGKTPLTAEGLSKSYGSLEIFTDVNLAVDRGSRVVVLGLNGAGKTTLLRLLAGVDEPDTGSVVAGHGLRIGYYAQEHETLDVERSVLENMQSAAPGMAPVEVRKILGSFLFSGDDVDKPAGVLSGGEKTRLALAMLVVSSANVLLLDEPTNNLDPASRAEILRALRTYTGAIVLVTHDEGAVEALAPERVILLPDGVEDIWSDEFADLVALA; this is encoded by the coding sequence GTGATCATCGCCAAGGACATCGAGCTGCGCGCCGGGCCCCGGCTGCTGATCGAATCCGCCACGTTCCGGGTCAACCCCGGCGACCGGGTGGGCTTCGTCGGCCGCAACGGCGCGGGCAAGACCACCCTCACCAAGGTGCTGGCCGGGGAGGCGCTTCCCGCGGCGGGCGCCGTGACGTCCTCCGGCACCGTCGGCTACCTGCCGCAGGACCCCCGCGACGTGGACCTGGAGGAGACGGCCCGGGACCGCATCCTGTCCGCCCGCGGGCTGGACGAGGTCCTCCGCGACCTGCGCGCCGCCGAGGAGGCCATGGCCGCCGCGACCGGAGCCGACCGCGACAGGGCCGTCCGCCGGTACGGGCGGCTGGAGGAGCGGCTGCACGTGCTCGGCGGCTACGCGGCCGAGGCCGAGGCCGCCTCGATGGCCTCCAGCCTCGGCCTGCCCGACCGGGTGATGAACCAGCCCCTCGGGACGCTGTCGGGCGGCCAGCGGCGCCGGGTCGAGCTGGCCCGCATCCTGTTCTCCGGCGCCGACACCCTGCTGCTGGACGAGCCGACCAACCACCTGGACGCCGACTCGATCGTCTGGCTCCGCGACTTCCTGAAGGGCCACCAGGGCGGGCTCGTCGTGATCAGCCACGACGTCGAGCTGCTCGACGCCGTCGTCAACCGCGTGTTCCACCTGGACGCCAACCGCTGCGTGATCGACATCTACAACGTCGGCTGGAAGAAGTACCTGGAGCAGCGCGAGACCGACGAGCGGCGCCGCAAGCGGGAGAGCGCCAACGCGCGGCGCCAGGCGTCCGCGCTGCTGTCCCAGGCGGACAAGATGCGCGCCAAGGCCACCAAGGCCAAGGCGGCGCAGCAGATGGACCGGCGCGCCCGGCAGCTCCTGGCGGGCGTCGAGGACGAGCGGCAGGCCGACAAGGTCGCCAAAATTCGCTTTCCGGATCCGGCCCCGTGCGGGAAGACTCCGCTCACCGCGGAGGGTTTGTCGAAATCGTACGGATCTTTGGAGATATTCACCGACGTGAACCTGGCCGTCGACCGGGGCAGCCGCGTCGTCGTCCTGGGCCTCAACGGCGCGGGGAAGACGACGCTCCTGCGCCTGCTGGCGGGGGTCGACGAGCCCGACACCGGGTCGGTCGTGGCCGGGCACGGGCTGCGCATCGGCTACTACGCCCAGGAGCACGAGACCCTGGACGTCGAGCGGTCGGTCCTGGAGAACATGCAGTCGGCCGCGCCCGGCATGGCGCCCGTCGAGGTCCGCAAGATCCTCGGGTCGTTCCTGTTCTCCGGGGACGACGTCGACAAGCCCGCGGGGGTGCTGTCGGGAGGCGAGAAGACCCGGCTGGCGCTGGCGATGCTCGTGGTGTCCAGCGCCAACGTCCTGCTGCTCGACGAGCCCACGAACAACCTCGATCCGGCGAGCCGCGCGGAGATCCTCAGGGCCCTGCGGACCTACACCGGGGCGATCGTCCTGGTGACCCACGACGAGGGGGCGGTCGAGGCGCTCGCGCCGGAAAGAGTGATTTTGCTGCCCGATGGGGTGGAAGACATCTGGAGTGACGAGTTCGCCGATCTGGTGGCGCTCGCGTGA
- a CDS encoding sulfotransferase family protein has product MRSTPHILVINGTKVRRPVFILGAPHSGAVLLARAVKRSPGFHLTTSRPGVLRVTYAFARQPSIATRRGKGAARVLRDAYAEAWLVSGRACAQCPDECRELAGLPPRPAVPRGRPAPAAGRAEPCVDPQGLARFADASPDLIYSTDVLLDAFPDAQLVQVIRDGRDVVADMLDDERCLAWFKPGLANLDTVFPNPFLGVEDHTERTRWPRAAAAVKCALRWRGSVRLSAKLRRQIPEDQLFTVRYEELVARPRRVAADLAEYLDAPPAKNALTGLVRAGTPDDHGVGSWRERLTPRQIAQVEKVAGTELRRLGYRLDSDA; this is encoded by the coding sequence ATGAGGTCGACGCCGCACATCCTGGTGATCAACGGCACCAAGGTGCGCCGCCCGGTGTTCATCCTGGGGGCGCCGCACTCCGGTGCGGTGCTGCTGGCGCGTGCGGTCAAGCGCTCGCCGGGCTTCCACCTCACCACGAGCCGTCCCGGCGTGCTGCGCGTCACCTACGCGTTCGCGCGGCAGCCGTCGATCGCGACGCGGCGCGGCAAGGGCGCGGCGCGGGTGCTGCGGGACGCCTACGCCGAGGCGTGGCTGGTGTCGGGCCGCGCCTGCGCGCAGTGCCCGGACGAGTGCCGCGAGCTGGCGGGTCTGCCGCCCCGGCCGGCCGTCCCGCGCGGGCGCCCGGCGCCCGCCGCCGGGCGGGCGGAGCCGTGCGTGGACCCGCAGGGGCTGGCCCGGTTCGCCGACGCGTCCCCCGACCTGATCTACAGCACCGACGTCCTGCTGGACGCCTTCCCCGACGCGCAGCTCGTCCAGGTGATCCGCGACGGGCGCGACGTGGTCGCCGACATGCTGGACGACGAGCGCTGCCTCGCCTGGTTCAAGCCCGGCCTGGCCAACCTGGACACGGTGTTCCCCAACCCGTTCCTCGGCGTCGAGGACCACACCGAGCGGACCCGGTGGCCGCGCGCCGCGGCGGCCGTCAAGTGCGCGCTGCGCTGGCGGGGCTCGGTGCGGCTCAGCGCGAAGCTGCGCCGGCAGATCCCGGAGGACCAGCTGTTCACCGTCCGTTACGAGGAGCTGGTGGCCCGGCCGCGCCGCGTCGCCGCGGACCTCGCCGAGTACCTGGACGCGCCGCCGGCGAAGAACGCGCTGACCGGGCTCGTCCGCGCCGGGACGCCCGACGACCACGGCGTCGGCTCGTGGCGCGAGCGGCTGACGCCGCGGCAGATCGCCCAGGTCGAGAAGGTCGCCGGGACCGAGCTGCGGCGGCTCGGCTACCGCCTCGACTCCGACGCCTGA
- a CDS encoding SIR2 family NAD-dependent protein deacylase yields MDTPLTLAEFLPKAKAITVLTGAGISTDSGIPDFRGPQGVWTKDPSAEAMSTIGAYLADPEVRRRAWRSRRDNPVWDAEPNAAHAALVELERAGRLRALITQNIDGLHQRAGSSPETVIEIHGTMREAVCLSCGLRTPMPEILARVDAGEDDPPCVECGGIQKSATISFGQALDRDVLDAAVAAARSCDLFLAVGTSLTVQPAAGLCLEAVEHGARLVIINAEETPYDGLADAVLRLPVGEALPRLARLALGGGR; encoded by the coding sequence ATGGACACTCCCCTGACGCTCGCCGAGTTTTTGCCCAAGGCCAAGGCGATCACGGTCCTCACCGGCGCCGGGATATCCACCGACAGCGGCATTCCCGACTTCCGCGGCCCGCAGGGCGTGTGGACGAAGGACCCGTCGGCGGAGGCCATGTCCACGATCGGCGCCTACCTCGCCGACCCCGAGGTCCGGCGGCGCGCCTGGCGGTCCCGCCGGGACAACCCCGTCTGGGACGCCGAGCCCAACGCCGCGCACGCCGCGCTCGTCGAGCTGGAGCGGGCGGGGAGGCTGCGCGCCCTCATCACCCAGAACATCGACGGCCTGCACCAGCGCGCCGGATCGAGCCCCGAAACGGTCATCGAGATCCACGGCACGATGCGGGAGGCGGTCTGCCTGTCGTGCGGGCTGCGGACGCCGATGCCCGAGATCCTCGCCCGCGTCGACGCGGGCGAGGACGACCCGCCGTGCGTCGAGTGCGGCGGCATCCAGAAGTCCGCGACGATCTCCTTCGGGCAGGCCCTGGACCGCGACGTCCTGGACGCGGCGGTGGCCGCGGCCCGCTCCTGCGACCTGTTCCTGGCCGTCGGGACGTCGCTGACCGTGCAGCCCGCGGCCGGGCTGTGCCTGGAGGCCGTCGAGCACGGCGCGCGCCTGGTGATCATCAACGCGGAGGAGACCCCGTACGATGGACTGGCCGACGCGGTGCTGCGCCTGCCGGTCGGCGAGGCGCTGCCGCGGCTGGCCCGCCTCGCGCTCGGCGGCGGGCGATGA
- a CDS encoding response regulator: MIGVLVADDQAAVRAGLVLILGSAPGVRVVGEASDGVEAVELARELRPDVVLMDVRMPRLDGIAATREIAGFTDVLVLTTFDMDEYVFGALRAGAAGFLLKDVDADRLVEAVRTVAAGDGIIAPRVTRRLIGAFAARPASPKGPPGLADLTPREREVFACLGEGLSNGQIADRLNMAETTTKTHVSRILGKLGLTSRVQAAILAQETGVAGFSAPGHSETPPAPG; this comes from the coding sequence GTGATCGGGGTGCTGGTCGCCGACGACCAGGCGGCGGTGCGGGCGGGGCTGGTGCTGATCCTCGGCTCCGCGCCCGGCGTCCGGGTGGTGGGGGAGGCCTCCGACGGCGTGGAGGCGGTGGAGCTGGCCCGCGAGCTGCGCCCGGACGTGGTGCTCATGGACGTCCGCATGCCCCGGCTCGACGGCATCGCCGCGACCCGGGAGATCGCGGGCTTCACGGACGTGCTGGTGCTGACGACGTTCGACATGGACGAGTACGTGTTCGGCGCGCTGCGGGCGGGCGCCGCGGGGTTCCTGCTCAAGGACGTGGACGCCGACCGGCTGGTGGAGGCGGTGCGGACCGTCGCGGCGGGGGACGGGATCATCGCGCCGCGGGTGACCCGGCGGCTGATCGGCGCGTTCGCGGCCCGCCCGGCGTCCCCGAAGGGACCGCCGGGCCTGGCCGACCTCACGCCGCGGGAGCGGGAGGTGTTCGCCTGCCTGGGCGAGGGCCTGTCGAACGGGCAGATCGCGGACCGGCTGAACATGGCCGAGACGACCACGAAGACGCACGTGAGCCGCATCCTCGGAAAACTCGGGCTCACCAGCCGCGTCCAGGCGGCCATCCTCGCCCAGGAGACGGGCGTGGCCGGGTTCTCCGCCCCCGGCCACTCCGAGACGCCGCCCGCCCCCGGCTGA
- a CDS encoding enoyl-CoA hydratase/isomerase family protein, with amino-acid sequence MEDANTDGRPEAAAGRAADGAAPGTALPDEAVLAEAGLRLDVDDAVATVTLNRPEKRNAMTFATWRALAAIGRSLPDGVRVVVLRGQGPSFSAGIDLAMFSGEGGEGFTDGADAEATDRFIAELQEGYTWLRRPEIVTVAAVHGHAIGAGFQLALACDIRVVADDARFCMKEPALGLVPDLTGTKPLVELVGVGRALELCLTARTVLADEAARIGLAEITVPRDGLDGAVADLTAALLAVDRGASAATKRLLWQAAGNSLEEQCAAERREQIGRLRELSSR; translated from the coding sequence ATGGAGGACGCGAACACGGACGGGCGGCCGGAGGCGGCCGCGGGCCGGGCGGCGGACGGCGCGGCCCCCGGCACGGCGCTCCCGGACGAGGCGGTCCTCGCCGAGGCCGGGCTGCGGCTGGACGTGGACGACGCCGTCGCCACCGTGACGCTGAACCGGCCCGAGAAGCGCAACGCGATGACGTTCGCCACGTGGCGCGCTCTCGCCGCGATCGGGCGCTCCCTGCCCGACGGCGTCCGCGTGGTCGTGCTGCGCGGGCAGGGCCCGAGCTTCTCGGCGGGCATCGACCTCGCCATGTTCTCCGGCGAGGGCGGCGAGGGGTTCACCGACGGCGCCGACGCCGAGGCCACCGACCGGTTCATCGCCGAGCTGCAGGAGGGCTACACCTGGCTGCGGCGCCCGGAGATCGTCACCGTCGCGGCGGTGCACGGCCACGCCATCGGCGCCGGGTTCCAGCTCGCGCTGGCCTGCGACATCCGCGTGGTCGCCGACGACGCCCGGTTCTGCATGAAGGAGCCCGCGCTCGGGCTCGTCCCCGACCTGACCGGCACCAAGCCGCTGGTCGAGCTCGTGGGGGTCGGGCGGGCGCTGGAGCTGTGCCTGACCGCCCGCACCGTGCTCGCCGACGAGGCGGCCCGCATCGGGCTGGCGGAGATCACCGTGCCCCGCGACGGCCTGGACGGCGCCGTCGCCGACCTGACCGCCGCGCTGCTCGCGGTCGACCGCGGCGCGTCCGCCGCGACGAAGCGGCTGCTGTGGCAGGCCGCCGGCAACTCCCTGGAGGAGCAGTGCGCCGCCGAGCGCCGCGAGCAGATCGGCCGGCTGCGGGAGCTGTCCTCGCGCTGA
- a CDS encoding ABC transporter permease, producing the protein MWIAPERRGAGRWAVPGLVLCAGLVVGVVLAVDGRTGTALVALAALAGYAAYLAYRRNEPALPFSEGFGSGTRARAHLRAAAMTGDVLTVAVVGALIVQSLRGADITAYAWLAALAGATYLLSAFAAGRGL; encoded by the coding sequence ATGTGGATCGCTCCAGAACGCCGCGGTGCCGGCCGGTGGGCCGTGCCGGGGCTCGTCCTGTGCGCCGGGCTGGTGGTCGGGGTCGTCCTCGCGGTCGACGGGCGGACCGGGACGGCCCTCGTCGCGCTCGCCGCGCTGGCCGGGTACGCGGCCTACCTCGCGTACCGGCGCAACGAGCCCGCACTGCCGTTCAGCGAGGGGTTCGGATCGGGGACCCGGGCCAGGGCGCACCTGCGCGCCGCCGCGATGACCGGCGACGTGCTGACCGTCGCCGTGGTCGGCGCCCTGATCGTCCAGTCGCTGCGCGGCGCCGACATCACCGCCTACGCGTGGCTCGCCGCCCTCGCGGGCGCGACCTACCTGCTGTCCGCCTTCGCCGCCGGCCGCGGCCTGTGA
- a CDS encoding VOC family protein: MTRVTSNPPEGTPCWVDIGVPDLDRAKAFYGALLGWEFADAGAEAGHYNQCTLDGEPVAGMMPNPEDEPDEYWWGLYFAADDCDAAAGRAADAGAEVVAPAMDVMDLGRMAVLRDPQGAQFGLWEGRAHPGSRIVNEPGSFVWNELVTPEAGPACDFYQAVFGYELEPMPGDMDYTVLRRPDGRYIGGVQGGSGITLGNGGSQVPSWTTTFAVGDADTAVRTVREGGGTADSEPVDSPYGRYAAVRDPFGVPFNVMKPAPEQQ, translated from the coding sequence ATGACCCGGGTCACGAGCAATCCCCCAGAGGGCACGCCCTGCTGGGTCGACATCGGCGTGCCCGACCTCGACAGGGCCAAGGCGTTCTACGGGGCGCTGCTCGGCTGGGAGTTCGCGGACGCCGGCGCCGAGGCGGGCCACTACAACCAGTGCACGCTGGACGGGGAACCGGTCGCCGGGATGATGCCCAACCCGGAGGACGAGCCGGACGAGTACTGGTGGGGGCTGTACTTCGCCGCCGACGACTGCGACGCCGCCGCCGGGCGGGCCGCGGACGCGGGCGCGGAGGTCGTCGCCCCGGCCATGGACGTGATGGACCTCGGCCGCATGGCGGTCCTCCGGGACCCGCAGGGCGCCCAGTTCGGCCTGTGGGAGGGCCGCGCGCATCCCGGCTCGCGGATCGTGAACGAGCCGGGGTCGTTCGTCTGGAACGAGCTGGTCACCCCCGAGGCGGGACCCGCCTGCGACTTCTACCAGGCGGTGTTCGGGTACGAGCTGGAGCCGATGCCCGGCGACATGGACTACACCGTGCTCCGCCGCCCCGACGGCCGCTACATCGGCGGCGTCCAGGGCGGGTCGGGGATCACCCTCGGCAACGGCGGCTCGCAGGTCCCGTCCTGGACGACGACCTTCGCGGTCGGCGACGCCGACACGGCGGTCCGCACGGTCCGCGAAGGCGGCGGCACGGCCGACTCCGAGCCGGTGGACAGCCCGTACGGGCGGTACGCGGCCGTCCGCGACCCGTTCGGGGTGCCGTTCAACGTCATGAAGCCCGCGCCCGAACAGCAGTAG